The Procambarus clarkii isolate CNS0578487 chromosome 76, FALCON_Pclarkii_2.0, whole genome shotgun sequence genome includes a window with the following:
- the LOC123771558 gene encoding membrane-spanning 4-domains subfamily A member 18-like, whose amino-acid sequence MQDVFNRLCKAVSGLVNAVSGLVNAVSGLVNAVSGLVNAVSSLVNAVSGLVNAVSGLVNAVSGLVNALSGLVNALSGLVNAVSGLVNAVSGLVNAVSGLVNAVSGLVNAVSGLVNAVSGLVNAVSGPRFARTAMKVFRKWK is encoded by the coding sequence ATGCAGGATGTGTTTAACCGGCTTTGTAAAGCTGTATCCGGCCTTGTAAATGCTGTATCCGGCCTTGTAAATGCTGTATCCGGCCTTGTAAATGCTGTATCCGGCCTTGTAAATGCTGTATCCAGCCTTGTAAATGCTGTATCCGGCCTTGTAAATGCTGTATCCGGCCTTGTAAATGCTGTATCCGGCCTTGTAAATGCTCTATCCGGCCTTGTAAATGCTCTATCCGGCCTTGTAAATGCTGTATCCGGCCTTGTAAATGCTGTATCCGGCCTTGTAAATGCTGTATCCGGCCTTGTAAATGCTGTATCCGGCCTTGTAAATGCTGTATCCGGCCTTGTAAATGCTGTATCCGGCCTTGTAAATGCTGTATCCGGCCCTCGCTTTGCTAGAACGGCCATGAAAGTGTTCAGAAAATGGAAATAA
- the LOC138357201 gene encoding protein 4.1 homolog — translation MACCNTVYVMYFMYNLQLSNIPTVEEEAKWSVVSITSSIPIESPVSVKTLGATRNTPKSTRNTPKSTRYTPKSTRNTPKLTRNAIIDTEHAKIDTEHAKIDTKHAKIDTKHAKINTKHAKIDTKHAEIDTIPAKIDTKHAKIDTKNAKIDTKHAKIDTKHAKIDTKHAKIDTIPAKIDTKHAKIDTKHAKIDTKHAKIDTKQAKIDTKHAKIDTIHDKIDTKHAKIDTIHDKIDTKHAKIDTKHAKIDTIHDKIDTKHAEIDTKHAKIDTKHAKIDTKHAKIDTKHAEIDTKHAKIDTKHAEIDTIPAKIDTKHAKIDTIPAKIDTIPAKIDTIPAKIDTNHAEIDTKHAKIDTIPAKIDTIPAKIDTIPAKIDTIPAKIDTIPAKIDTKQATEQAEVYRKRRK, via the exons ATGGCCTGCTGTAATACTGTGTATGTCATGTACTTCATGTACAATCTGCAGCTTTCAAACATTCCCACAGTCGAGGAGGAAGCCAAATGGTCGGTTGTTAGCATCACTAGTTCAATCCCTATAGAATCACCTG TGTCGGTGAAAACGCTCGGAGCAACACGAAACACGCCAAAATCGACACGAAACACGCCAAAATCGACACGATACACGCCAAAATCGACACGAAACACGCCAAAATTGACACGGAACGCCATAAtcgacacggaacacgccaaaatcgacacggaacacgccaaaatCGACACGAAACACGCCAAAATCGACACAAAACACGCCAAAATCAACACGAAACACGCCAAAATCGACACAAAACACGCCGAAATCGACACGATACCCGCAAAAATCGACACAAAACACGCCAAAATCGACACGAAAAACGCCAAAATCGACACAAAACACGCCAAAATCGACACGAAACACGCCAAAATCGACACGAAACACGCCAAAATCGACACGATACCCGCCAAAATCGACACAAAACACGCCAAAATCGACACAAAACACGCCAAAATCGACACGAAACACGCCAAAATCGACACGAAACAGGCCAAAATCGACACAAAACACGCCAAAATCGACACGATACACGACAAAATCGACACAAAACACGCCAAAATCGACACGATACACGACAAAATCGACACGAAACACGCCAAAATCGACACAAAACACGCCAAAATCGACACGATACACGACAAAATCGACACAAAACACGCCGAAATCGACACAAAACACGCCAAAATCGACACGAAACACGCCAAAATCGACACGAAACACGCCAAAATCGACACGAAACACGCCGAAATCGACACAAAACACGCCAAAATCGACACAAAACACGCCGAAATCGACACGATACCCGCCAAAATCGACACAAAACACGCCAAAATCGACACGATACCCGCCAAAATCGACACGATACCCGCCAAAATCGACACGATACCCGCCAAAATCGACACAAATCACGCCGAAATCGACACAAAACACGCCAAAATCGACACGATACCCGCCAAAATCGACACGATACCCGCCAAAATCGACACGATACCCGCCAAAATCGACACGATACCCGCCAAAATCGACACGATACCCGCCAAAATCGACACGAAACAAGCCACGGAACAAGCAGAAGTCTATCGTAAGAGGAGAAAGTAG